A region from the Ictalurus punctatus breed USDA103 chromosome 25, Coco_2.0, whole genome shotgun sequence genome encodes:
- the insm1a gene encoding insulinoma-associated protein 1a, translated as MPRGFLVKRNRKATPVSYRIRAEHEEEQEREQMQRSSDAPQSASASLALVASAPPRANSLSHAPKPVRFGNPETVCQSMYSPTRPVSREHERVSLEHRFDLGSPVSAESFPTLNGFEAQQHLACAPVDLKIGTSDSNRIASKRAAPEPERKSKPAPKKTKAIRKLQFEDEVTTSPVLGLRIKEGPVEQKPSTRSGVDKPLGEFVCRLCGEAYADPFALAQHRCSRIVRVEYRCPECDKAFSCPANLASHRRWHKPKQLNTTGNDGTDKKPRAPDDTNKDVQVELERERDTPSPGASESGSGSDSDGMYECQRCARKFKRQAYLKKHVLTHHAPLSASRESHAPSQETEAKRLEHAQVPVQAPLDLSACPVCGETFPSRVAQERHVRVQHASHVYPCKHCPAAFYSSPALTRHINKCHPSENRQVILLQVPVRPAC; from the coding sequence ATGCCCAGAGGATTTTTAGTCAAGAGAAACAGGAAAGCGACGCCCGTGTCGTACCGGATCCGCGCGGAGCATGAGGAGGAACAGGAGCGCGAGCAGATGCAGCGATCGAGCGATGCGCCTCAATCAGCATCTGCGTCCTTAGCATTAGTTGCATCAGCACCACCGCGCGCGAACAGTCTGAGCCACGCTCCCAAACCGGTGCGTTTCGGAAACCCTGAGACTGTGTGCCAGTCGATGTACAGCCCCACGCGCCCTGTGAGCCGAGAGCACGAGCGCGTGTCCCTCGAGCACCGTTTCGACCTCGGCTCGCCCGTCTCGGCGGAGTCTTTCCCGACGCTCAACGGCTTCGAAGCTCAGCAGCACCTCGCGTGCGCTCCTGTGGACCTAAAGATCGGCACAAGCGACAGCAACCGGATTGCTAGCAAACGAGCAGCGCCTGAGCCCGAGCGCAAGAGCAAACCGGCACCCAAAAAAACCAAAGCGATCAGGAAGTTACAGTTCGAGGACGAGGTCACGACCTCACCGGTTCTCGGGCTGAGGATCAAAGAGGGTCCGGTTGAGCAAAAGCCGAGCACGCGCTCCGGTGTAGACAAACCGCTTGGCGAGTTCGTGTGCCGCCTGTGCGGTGAGGCGTACGCGGACCCGTTCGCCCTCGCGCAGCATAGGTGCTCACGCATCGTGCGTGTCGAATACAGGTGTCCCGAGTGCGACAAGGCTTTCAGCTGCCCCGCCAATCTAGCCTCGCACCGGCGCTGGCACAAACCCAAGCAGCTGAACACGACGGGGAACGATGGCACCGACAAGAAACCCCGCGCGCCGGACGACACGAATAAGGATGTGCAAGTTGAGCTCGAGCGAGAGCGCGACACGCCCAGCCCCGGAGCCTCCGAGTCGGGTTCCGGCTCCGATTCAGACGGCATGTACGAGTGCCAGCGCTGCGCGAGGAAGTTCAAACGCCAGGCTTATTTGAAGAAGCACGTCCTGACACATCACGCTCCGCTGAGTGCAAGTCGCGAGAGTCACGCGCCGTCACAAGAAACCGAGGCGAAGCGGTTGGAGCACGCGCAGGTGCCTGTGCAGGCGCCGTTGGATTTGAGCGCGTGTCCTGTATGCGGGGAGACTTTCCCAAGTCGCGTGGCGCAGGAGAGGCACGTCCGCGTGCAGCACGCGTCTCACGTGTACCCGTGCAAGCACTGTCCGGCCGCTTTCTACAGCTCCCCAGCGCTCACGCGCCACATCAACAAGTGCCACCCGTCAGAAAACCGGCAGGTGATTCTGCTGCAGGTGCCCGTGCGGCCCGCCTGCTGA